The proteins below are encoded in one region of Methanoculleus thermophilus:
- a CDS encoding zinc finger domain-containing protein produces MTAKERCTSCNATLAVEGSTGFPCPVCANTIYRCYRCREQSIAYTCPKCGFQGP; encoded by the coding sequence ATGACAGCCAAAGAGCGATGTACCTCCTGCAACGCCACACTGGCGGTTGAAGGCTCGACCGGGTTCCCGTGCCCGGTCTGTGCGAACACGATCTACAGATGCTATCGGTGCAGGGAGCAGAGCATAGCCTATACATGCCCGAAGTGCGGGTTCCAGGGGCCATAA
- a CDS encoding elongation factor 1-beta, with translation MGNVAIIVKVMPESPDVDREALKAAIRAAVPVDDIKEEPIGFGLVALKVVSVVPDKAGAPDEVEKALQNLEGVGSAEILESTLV, from the coding sequence ATGGGTAACGTAGCCATTATCGTCAAGGTCATGCCCGAGTCGCCCGATGTCGACCGTGAGGCGCTCAAAGCAGCGATCCGGGCAGCTGTCCCGGTCGACGACATCAAGGAAGAGCCGATCGGCTTTGGCCTTGTGGCACTGAAGGTTGTTTCCGTCGTCCCCGATAAAGCCGGGGCTCCTGACGAGGTTGAGAAGGCGCTCCAGAACCTTGAGGGTGTTGGCAGCGCGGAGATCCTCGAGTCCACCCTCGTGTAA
- a CDS encoding malate dehydrogenase: MAKVTILGATGNVGLFAAHTISEIPYVSDMLLVGRPGREDFLAGCCRDLSDSFAARGTDVRLSYSTSLADARDSDIIVCTAGVPRKPGQDRNDLAFENAKIVAETARTIGQVSPDAILFVITNPVDVMTAVALKYSGLEPRQVFGLGTHLDSMRLKSLIAHYFRVHVSEVHTRIIGEHGKSMVPLWSATTIGGIRIQNLPTFSGLPTQEMIETVRTSGEAIIRDKGATVYGPGEAIATLVRTILGNENRILTVSSYIKSEIHGIGDVCIGVPARINREGVFPVAIRLEDDEIAGFSRSVAKIQKITAKVMERLEKTQ, encoded by the coding sequence ATGGCAAAAGTAACGATTCTTGGGGCTACAGGGAACGTCGGCTTGTTTGCTGCCCACACTATCTCCGAGATCCCGTACGTCAGCGATATGCTGCTTGTCGGGAGACCTGGGCGCGAAGACTTTCTTGCAGGCTGCTGCCGTGATCTCTCGGATTCGTTCGCCGCACGAGGCACCGATGTCCGGCTGTCATACAGCACCAGCCTTGCCGATGCAAGAGACTCGGATATTATTGTCTGTACAGCAGGGGTGCCCCGCAAGCCGGGCCAGGACCGAAACGACCTCGCCTTCGAGAACGCAAAGATTGTCGCAGAGACCGCCAGAACCATCGGCCAGGTATCGCCCGATGCTATTCTCTTTGTCATCACAAACCCGGTCGACGTCATGACCGCCGTTGCCCTGAAGTATTCGGGGCTTGAGCCGAGGCAGGTCTTCGGCCTCGGGACGCACCTCGACTCGATGCGCTTAAAATCCCTCATCGCGCACTACTTCCGGGTCCACGTCAGCGAGGTGCATACCCGTATCATCGGCGAGCACGGCAAGAGCATGGTCCCGCTCTGGTCGGCGACGACGATCGGCGGCATCCGGATCCAGAATCTGCCCACGTTCTCAGGACTTCCCACACAGGAGATGATCGAGACCGTCAGGACCAGCGGCGAAGCGATCATCAGAGACAAGGGCGCTACCGTCTATGGACCGGGTGAAGCGATTGCAACCCTTGTCCGGACGATTCTCGGAAACGAGAACAGGATCCTCACCGTCTCCAGTTACATCAAGAGCGAGATCCACGGGATCGGTGATGTCTGCATTGGTGTTCCCGCTCGCATCAACCGCGAAGGGGTCTTCCCGGTTGCGATCCGTCTTGAAGACGATGAGATCGCGGGATTCAGCAGATCGGTCGCCAAGATCCAGAAGATCACTGCTAAAGTGATGGAGCGGCTGGAAAAGACCCAATAG
- a CDS encoding SpoIIAA family protein — protein sequence MLDRMRESSGRVIGFRFDGKMSESDYATILIPELTRAMEDHDNVRILFKIEGFRSWRPGEGWDAFRQWPGLKSVDRIAVVGGERWREWMNRLPSLFVGFVDVDVRYFPEGRLRDAWGWLREGLVVVPRAA from the coding sequence ATGCTTGACCGGATGAGAGAGAGTTCAGGACGTGTGATCGGGTTCCGGTTCGATGGAAAAATGAGTGAGAGTGATTACGCCACCATCCTGATACCTGAACTTACACGAGCAATGGAAGACCACGACAACGTCCGGATTCTCTTTAAGATCGAGGGTTTCCGCAGCTGGAGACCGGGGGAGGGCTGGGACGCCTTCAGGCAGTGGCCGGGGCTCAAGAGTGTCGATCGGATCGCCGTCGTCGGCGGGGAACGGTGGCGGGAATGGATGAATCGATTACCGAGTCTCTTCGTCGGTTTCGTCGACGTCGATGTCCGTTACTTCCCTGAGGGGCGTCTTCGGGATGCCTGGGGCTGGCTCAGGGAGGGGCTCGTGGTCGTGCCGCGGGCCGCGTGA
- the cls gene encoding cardiolipin synthase, with protein MGPEFLLAVILVINVVFAVIIVFYERRNPIAAVAWLMALFLIPPIGFVLYLFFGQNYTRRRICAMMEGRDLLRDLLLAQERTFSDPRHRFTRPEADEFRETILLLLRNDRACLTEKNHLDLYTRGEDMFEALFAAIRGARHHIHLEYFIVNNDDLGRSVIRALAEKAREGVEVRLLIDAMGVRAGGGSRAAFSELTEAGGKIGVFLPAIYRFNYRNHRKIVVVDGTLGFIGGFNIGDEYLGRGPLGTWRDAAVRIVGDAVRMLQYRFLLDWNYTTGERLEPGPLYFPDPGSSTGTTPVQIVSGCPGTRWNPIKEGYIKLINSARESVYIQTPYFIPDESVMDALRLAALSGVDVRIMIPCKPDHPFVYWATLSFIGDLLDSGVRAYTYDDGFLHAKTIVVDRKAGSIGSANWDIRSFQLNFEANAFFYDARIGAEFARRFEEDLVISTEITPERYRARSIRVRMKESISRLFSPLG; from the coding sequence ATGGGACCTGAGTTCTTACTTGCGGTCATCCTGGTCATCAATGTCGTATTCGCCGTCATCATCGTCTTTTACGAGCGGAGAAACCCGATAGCGGCGGTGGCCTGGCTGATGGCCCTCTTCCTCATTCCTCCGATAGGGTTCGTCCTCTATCTCTTCTTCGGCCAGAACTACACCCGGCGGAGGATCTGTGCTATGATGGAGGGAAGAGACCTCCTCCGGGATCTCCTCCTTGCGCAGGAGCGCACGTTTTCCGATCCCCGTCACCGGTTCACCAGACCAGAGGCAGACGAGTTTCGCGAGACGATCCTTCTCCTCCTTCGCAACGACCGGGCGTGCCTGACCGAGAAGAACCACCTCGATCTCTACACCCGCGGCGAGGATATGTTCGAGGCGCTCTTTGCTGCAATCAGGGGGGCGCGCCACCACATTCACCTGGAATACTTCATCGTCAACAACGACGACCTCGGTCGGTCGGTCATCCGTGCCCTCGCAGAGAAGGCCCGGGAAGGCGTCGAGGTCCGCCTCCTCATCGACGCTATGGGGGTCCGGGCCGGGGGAGGGTCCCGGGCCGCGTTCTCGGAGCTTACGGAGGCCGGCGGGAAGATCGGTGTCTTCCTTCCGGCGATCTACCGGTTCAACTACCGCAACCATCGAAAGATTGTCGTCGTCGACGGGACGCTCGGCTTCATCGGCGGGTTCAACATCGGGGACGAGTATCTCGGAAGAGGGCCGCTCGGCACCTGGCGCGACGCGGCCGTCCGGATCGTGGGAGATGCCGTCAGGATGCTCCAGTACCGGTTCCTCCTCGACTGGAACTACACAACCGGTGAGCGCCTAGAGCCCGGACCTCTTTACTTCCCTGACCCGGGATCCTCCACCGGCACGACCCCCGTTCAGATCGTCTCCGGGTGCCCGGGCACCCGGTGGAATCCGATAAAAGAAGGCTACATCAAACTGATCAACTCCGCCCGGGAGTCGGTCTACATCCAGACGCCCTACTTCATACCGGACGAGAGCGTCATGGATGCCCTGCGGCTCGCCGCTCTCTCCGGGGTCGATGTCCGGATCATGATCCCCTGCAAACCCGACCACCCGTTCGTCTACTGGGCGACCCTCTCGTTCATCGGCGATCTCCTTGATTCCGGTGTCCGGGCCTACACATACGATGACGGGTTTTTGCATGCAAAGACGATCGTCGTCGATAGAAAAGCAGGGTCAATTGGGAGCGCGAACTGGGATATCCGGAGTTTCCAGTTGAACTTCGAGGCGAACGCCTTCTTTTATGACGCGAGGATAGGGGCCGAGTTTGCGCGGAGATTCGAAGAGGATCTCGTCATCTCCACCGAGATCACCCCGGAGCGCTACCGGGCGCGGTCCATCCGGGTCCGGATGAAAGAGTCGATATCCCGTCTTTTTTCGCCCCTCGGCTGA
- a CDS encoding PHP domain-containing protein, which translates to MHYYKDIIFQKPQPEEIRRLGLLPVDLHFHTRHSDSPTRVRDALKLAARQGIGLAITDHNQASGVVEARRQGIRVPLVPGIEVSANDGPHLLFYFYSVADLLDFYRRHIEKNRRNGPFTAIRLDTPDILDRREDYSCIAVEAHPCGYAFLNRGVERCVAGRCIGEEVFSRLDALEVICGGMARSHNLKAARLALAHDLGRTGGTDGHLLHELGGVVTCAEAETVDELLDAIRKRETVVIGRERPLVEKAVMGTAVLPHHIIYTVPILQARWEQSIPRIRKFVEEQLNR; encoded by the coding sequence ATGCACTATTATAAAGATATTATATTCCAAAAACCCCAACCAGAAGAGATCCGGCGCCTTGGGCTTCTCCCTGTAGACCTCCACTTCCATACGCGGCATTCCGACTCACCCACCCGCGTCCGGGACGCGCTGAAACTCGCGGCCCGGCAGGGGATCGGGCTTGCGATCACCGACCACAACCAGGCAAGCGGTGTCGTCGAGGCAAGGAGGCAGGGGATCCGGGTCCCCCTCGTCCCGGGGATCGAGGTCAGCGCGAACGATGGTCCGCACCTCCTCTTCTACTTCTACTCAGTCGCCGATCTTTTAGACTTCTACCGGCGCCACATCGAGAAGAACCGGAGGAACGGTCCGTTCACCGCCATACGCCTCGACACCCCCGATATCCTCGATCGCCGGGAGGATTACTCCTGCATCGCCGTCGAGGCGCACCCCTGCGGCTACGCCTTCTTGAACCGCGGGGTCGAGCGGTGCGTCGCAGGCAGGTGCATCGGAGAGGAGGTCTTCTCCCGCCTCGACGCTCTTGAGGTGATCTGCGGCGGGATGGCCCGTTCCCATAACCTGAAGGCCGCCCGGCTCGCTCTCGCCCACGACCTCGGGCGGACCGGCGGGACCGACGGCCACCTCCTCCACGAGCTCGGCGGGGTCGTCACCTGTGCCGAGGCGGAGACGGTGGACGAACTTCTCGATGCCATCCGTAAGAGGGAGACGGTCGTCATCGGCCGTGAGCGGCCGCTCGTCGAGAAAGCCGTGATGGGGACTGCAGTCCTCCCGCACCACATCATCTACACCGTCCCGATTCTTCAGGCGCGCTGGGAGCAGAGTATCCCCCGGATCCGGAAGTTTGTCGAGGAGCAACTGAACCGGTGA
- a CDS encoding SpoIIAA family protein, translated as MLERMETGAGGIVGFRFDGEMTETDYTGTLIPALEKARKDHPTLRILFQIVDFHGWRAHGYWEALKDWPGMRIVDRIAIVGGEKWEEWMNHLPGLFVGFTGIDVRYFTNDHLDAAIDWLREPITLEAE; from the coding sequence ATGCTTGAACGGATGGAGACGGGTGCGGGAGGCATCGTCGGGTTCCGGTTCGACGGTGAGATGACGGAGACCGACTATACCGGGACGCTGATCCCGGCGCTTGAGAAGGCACGAAAAGACCATCCGACGCTCCGGATACTCTTCCAGATCGTTGATTTTCACGGCTGGAGGGCACACGGGTACTGGGAGGCCCTCAAGGACTGGCCGGGGATGAGGATAGTCGACCGGATCGCGATCGTCGGCGGGGAGAAGTGGGAGGAATGGATGAACCACCTGCCCGGGCTCTTTGTCGGTTTTACCGGAATCGATGTCCGCTACTTCACAAACGACCACCTTGACGCCGCCATCGACTGGCTGCGGGAACCTATCACCCTGGAGGCGGAATAG
- a CDS encoding DUF1269 domain-containing protein: MSDLIAIAYEGEDTAFRVRDRLADLSKEHIIELEDLVVVVHHRDGKTEIKQATNLAGMGALSGAFWGLLIGLIFFAPIFGLAIGAIAGALAGRFSDYGIDDKFIKEVAESVRPGNSAVFLLVKKMTPDKVVDAIKEYGGHVIRTSLSEKEEANLREAFGAGTPAKMEVPPPAA; the protein is encoded by the coding sequence ATGAGTGACCTGATAGCCATCGCCTACGAGGGCGAGGATACCGCGTTCCGTGTCAGAGACCGGCTTGCCGATCTCTCAAAGGAGCACATCATCGAACTGGAGGACCTGGTGGTCGTCGTCCACCACCGGGACGGCAAGACCGAGATCAAGCAGGCTACGAACCTTGCCGGTATGGGAGCACTCTCGGGGGCATTCTGGGGGCTTCTCATCGGTCTGATCTTCTTTGCCCCGATCTTCGGGCTTGCCATCGGCGCGATCGCCGGGGCGCTCGCCGGGCGGTTCTCCGACTACGGCATCGACGATAAATTCATCAAAGAAGTCGCCGAGAGCGTCAGGCCGGGCAACTCCGCGGTCTTTCTGCTCGTCAAGAAGATGACGCCGGACAAGGTGGTCGACGCCATCAAGGAGTACGGCGGACACGTCATCCGGACGTCACTCTCGGAGAAGGAGGAGGCGAACCTCCGCGAAGCTTTCGGCGCCGGCACACCGGCAAAAATGGAAGTTCCGCCACCTGCCGCGTGA
- a CDS encoding AI-2E family transporter — translation MKIIGENLSPPARIAIIGAAVVIVLAGARAATPILGPLLVAVFFAMITAPVMAWLTRRGVPQILAAVIVVAGLIGIFAGVIAFLGVALTGFVRSLPRYQAALEAQAAALAGYGIDLGNFTVWDYIDQGFVIQQIAGIAQQIGGLAVDAFLVFVGIGFLLIEAPRLSATLKRHLGAESALYQHLSQSGRLLIDYVVVRTKVNLITGAGTGIFLALLGIDFAILWGFIAFVLSYVPYIGLVVAAIPPTLLAFIEFGPVGALAVIIAIALIDAAAENLVLPRMAGQELNLSPFVVLFSVVFWGLILGTVGVFLAIPLTIAVKLFLDSWEETRWIGELMSAGKGE, via the coding sequence GTGAAGATCATCGGCGAGAACCTCTCCCCCCCTGCCCGGATCGCGATCATAGGGGCCGCAGTCGTCATCGTGCTCGCGGGGGCGAGAGCGGCAACGCCGATCCTCGGCCCGCTCCTCGTTGCCGTCTTCTTTGCGATGATCACCGCACCCGTCATGGCGTGGCTGACCCGACGGGGAGTGCCGCAAATCCTTGCCGCCGTAATAGTCGTCGCAGGGCTCATCGGGATCTTTGCCGGGGTCATCGCCTTCCTCGGCGTGGCCCTCACCGGGTTCGTCCGCTCCCTGCCGCGCTACCAGGCGGCCCTTGAAGCCCAGGCTGCCGCCCTCGCCGGCTACGGCATCGATCTTGGCAACTTCACGGTATGGGATTACATCGACCAGGGGTTCGTCATTCAGCAGATTGCCGGGATTGCCCAGCAGATCGGGGGTCTCGCCGTCGACGCCTTCCTGGTCTTTGTCGGGATCGGGTTCCTGCTCATTGAAGCCCCCCGACTCTCGGCCACCCTCAAGCGGCATCTCGGGGCGGAGAGTGCCCTCTACCAGCACCTCTCGCAGTCGGGCAGGCTCCTCATCGACTACGTGGTGGTCAGGACGAAAGTGAACCTGATCACCGGAGCAGGGACCGGGATCTTCCTCGCCCTCCTCGGGATCGACTTCGCGATCCTCTGGGGATTCATCGCCTTCGTTCTGAGTTATGTCCCCTACATCGGTCTCGTCGTAGCCGCAATCCCTCCGACCCTCCTCGCCTTTATCGAGTTCGGGCCGGTTGGAGCTCTCGCCGTCATCATCGCCATCGCCCTCATCGACGCCGCCGCCGAGAATCTCGTCCTCCCCCGGATGGCCGGACAGGAACTCAACCTCTCGCCGTTCGTCGTCCTCTTCTCCGTCGTCTTCTGGGGGCTCATCCTCGGAACAGTCGGGGTCTTCCTCGCCATACCCCTGACGATCGCGGTGAAACTCTTCCTCGACAGCTGGGAGGAGACACGGTGGATCGGGGAGTTGATGAGCGCCGGGAAAGGGGAGTAA
- a CDS encoding SulP family inorganic anion transporter — translation MPGGETNWKKSLPADIVAGTTTALVGIPQVMGFALVAGINPVYGLYTAIFSTAFGAFLTGSTYLRVMLSNVLAVSIYSVLAPVPEADVPATLFVLTLLVGTFQLGFGLIKAGSLTRFISNSVLTGFVAGAALLIVLAQLGNLTGYQLPREAIQILAVPDLLLHADELQPEALAVGLLTIALALGFRQLKRLRSVALLLPVIIATLIARIAFPEVAIVGSIASIPAGLPAPVIPDLALAPGLLIPALALAIIGLVMAVGVTETTPEPDGTVADVNRDFLGQGATNILASFFQCAPSSGSLSATALNVAAGAKTRAANLISGVIVGVIILVAGPLAELIPLPALAGILILIGIELIYQPREIACIWKYSRPGRWGMVATFTSTQILPLQYSIYIGVLLSLVIYLVTSTREASVVHLVPVDEWIFRVEPVPDRLPSGTTTILSISGSVYFATLRAIERSLPSPEGSESAVVILALRGRSEAGIGLFRMLERYARKVRAHNGRFILAEVEPRLLAGLEESGAAGTIGRKNIFLATPVIWESLQGAIRAAEAGD, via the coding sequence ATGCCGGGTGGCGAGACGAACTGGAAAAAGAGCCTCCCCGCCGACATCGTCGCCGGGACGACCACCGCCCTCGTCGGCATCCCCCAGGTGATGGGGTTTGCGCTCGTCGCCGGGATCAACCCGGTTTACGGCCTCTACACCGCGATCTTCTCGACGGCGTTCGGGGCGTTTCTCACCGGCTCCACCTACCTTCGGGTGATGCTCTCAAACGTCCTTGCGGTCTCGATCTACTCGGTCCTCGCCCCGGTCCCGGAGGCCGACGTCCCGGCCACCCTCTTTGTCCTGACGCTCCTCGTCGGGACCTTCCAGCTCGGGTTCGGGCTCATCAAGGCGGGCAGCCTGACCCGGTTCATATCAAACTCCGTCCTCACCGGGTTTGTTGCGGGGGCGGCCCTCCTCATCGTCCTCGCGCAGCTTGGAAACCTCACCGGCTACCAGCTCCCGCGGGAGGCGATCCAGATCCTTGCCGTACCCGATCTTCTCCTCCACGCGGACGAGCTCCAGCCCGAGGCGCTCGCCGTCGGGCTCCTCACCATCGCCCTCGCCCTCGGCTTCCGGCAACTGAAGCGCCTCCGCTCCGTCGCCCTCCTCCTCCCCGTCATCATCGCGACCCTCATCGCCCGGATCGCATTCCCGGAGGTTGCAATCGTGGGGAGCATCGCCTCGATCCCCGCCGGCCTCCCTGCCCCAGTCATCCCCGATCTTGCCCTCGCGCCCGGACTCCTGATCCCGGCGCTTGCGCTTGCCATCATCGGGCTCGTGATGGCCGTCGGGGTCACGGAGACGACCCCCGAGCCCGACGGGACCGTCGCCGACGTGAACCGGGACTTCCTTGGTCAGGGGGCGACGAACATCCTTGCCAGTTTCTTTCAATGCGCACCATCAAGCGGCTCCCTCTCCGCAACGGCCCTAAACGTCGCTGCGGGAGCCAAGACCCGGGCGGCAAACCTCATCTCGGGCGTCATCGTCGGGGTGATCATCCTCGTCGCCGGGCCGCTCGCGGAACTGATCCCCCTCCCGGCGCTTGCAGGCATCCTGATCCTCATCGGGATAGAACTCATCTACCAGCCCCGCGAGATCGCCTGCATCTGGAAGTACTCCCGCCCGGGACGCTGGGGGATGGTCGCCACCTTCACCTCCACCCAGATCCTCCCGCTCCAGTACAGCATCTACATCGGCGTCCTCCTCTCGCTCGTCATCTACCTCGTCACCTCCACCCGGGAGGCAAGCGTTGTCCACCTCGTGCCGGTCGACGAGTGGATCTTCCGGGTGGAACCGGTGCCCGACCGACTTCCCTCCGGCACGACCACCATCCTCTCGATCTCCGGCAGCGTCTACTTCGCCACCCTCCGGGCGATCGAGCGCTCGCTCCCGTCCCCCGAGGGGTCGGAGAGCGCCGTCGTCATCCTCGCCCTCCGGGGGAGGAGCGAGGCCGGGATCGGCCTCTTCCGGATGCTTGAGCGTTACGCCCGGAAGGTCAGGGCCCACAACGGTCGGTTCATCCTCGCCGAGGTCGAACCCCGGCTCCTTGCGGGCCTCGAAGAGAGCGGAGCAGCCGGGACCATCGGCCGGAAAAACATCTTCCTTGCAACCCCGGTCATCTGGGAGTCGCTCCAGGGGGCGATCCGGGCAGCGGAGGCCGGAGATTAA
- a CDS encoding phosphomannomutase/phosphoglucomutase: MAEIFRAYDIRGRYPDELDEVTAKRIGNAFIRLLAAEQIVVGRDMRLSSPALARAFIEGAVEAGAEVTDIGMVSTPLLNYAIAAGKFDGGVMVTASHLPGEMNGFKLAREDAVPLSGDRDLPLLETLTDEEPVVRAAGSCRRTDMLDDYIGKVAGFVRSPGPLTIVADAGNGMVGPEVPRLFERVPAWRLIPLYLEPDGRFPHHHANPLDPKTTQELQERVVAEGADFGVAFDGDGDRCGFIDERGERVREDLVTALIADYLLGENPGATILYDLRSSRAVVEAIEMAGGRAVRSRVGHAFIKALMREEKAIFAGELSGHYYYRDMGYADNGLLTMVLVANILAASGQTLSELIRPLERYPSTGEINLAVRDPSAVLAVLEARYRDADLDHLDGLTIGYPTWWFNIRPSHTEPVVRLNLEAETRDLMDGKVQEVLSVIRTADPAAREV; the protein is encoded by the coding sequence ATGGCAGAGATCTTTCGGGCCTACGATATCCGGGGGCGCTACCCGGACGAACTCGACGAGGTGACGGCAAAGAGGATCGGAAACGCCTTCATCCGTCTCCTTGCGGCGGAGCAGATCGTCGTCGGGCGGGATATGCGCCTCTCGTCCCCGGCGCTTGCCCGGGCGTTCATCGAGGGTGCGGTCGAGGCCGGAGCGGAGGTCACCGATATCGGGATGGTGAGCACCCCGCTCCTCAACTACGCCATCGCCGCGGGGAAGTTCGACGGCGGGGTGATGGTGACGGCCTCGCACCTCCCCGGGGAGATGAACGGATTCAAACTCGCCCGCGAAGACGCCGTCCCGCTCTCCGGCGACCGGGACCTGCCGCTCCTCGAGACCCTGACCGATGAGGAGCCGGTCGTCCGCGCCGCCGGATCGTGCCGCAGGACCGATATGCTCGACGACTACATCGGAAAGGTGGCCGGATTCGTCCGGAGCCCCGGGCCCCTCACGATCGTGGCGGACGCCGGGAACGGGATGGTTGGGCCGGAGGTGCCCCGGCTCTTTGAGCGGGTCCCGGCCTGGCGGCTCATCCCTCTCTACCTCGAGCCCGACGGGCGGTTCCCCCACCACCACGCAAACCCGCTCGACCCCAAGACCACTCAAGAACTTCAAGAACGGGTCGTCGCCGAGGGTGCGGACTTCGGAGTCGCGTTCGACGGCGACGGCGACCGGTGCGGATTCATCGACGAGCGGGGCGAACGCGTCCGGGAGGACCTGGTGACGGCGCTGATCGCCGACTACCTGCTTGGAGAGAACCCAGGGGCGACGATCCTCTACGATCTCCGGTCGAGCAGGGCGGTCGTCGAGGCGATCGAGATGGCCGGGGGCCGGGCCGTCCGCTCGAGGGTGGGCCACGCCTTCATCAAGGCCCTGATGCGGGAGGAGAAGGCCATATTCGCCGGCGAACTCTCGGGCCACTACTACTACCGGGATATGGGCTACGCCGACAACGGACTTCTAACGATGGTCCTCGTCGCAAACATCCTCGCAGCAAGCGGTCAGACCCTCTCCGAGCTCATCCGGCCGCTGGAGCGCTATCCCTCGACCGGGGAGATCAACCTTGCGGTGCGCGATCCTTCGGCGGTGCTCGCGGTGCTCGAGGCACGCTACCGGGACGCCGACCTCGATCACCTCGACGGCCTGACCATCGGCTACCCGACGTGGTGGTTCAACATCCGCCCCTCGCACACCGAGCCGGTGGTGCGGCTGAACCTTGAAGCGGAGACGAGGGATCTCATGGATGGGAAAGTGCAGGAGGTGCTCTCGGTCATCCGGACGGCCGACCCGGCGGCACGGGAGGTGTAA
- the nifS gene encoding cysteine desulfurase NifS: MEEKRSVYMDHAATTPTRPEVARAMLPYFSERFGNPSSLYTLAREAKEAVEEARRKVAAAIGASPEEIFFTSGGTEADNWAIKGVAAANRKKGDHIITSSIEHHAVIHTCESLEKQGYRVTYLPVDEFGRVDPATVEEAITDQTILISIMTANNEIGTIEPVAEIAKVAHDHDIPFHTDAVQAIGAIPVSVDDMGADLLALSAHKFGGPKGVGALYIRKRTRIGTFIDGGAQERGKRAGTENVPGIVGLGRAIELAVAEMPEKSPRLAAMRDRLIRKILETIPDTRLNGHPTERLPNNVNVAFRYVEGESILLMLDALGIAASTGSACTSASLEPSHVLTACGLPHEEAHGSLRLTLGSRNTDDDIDYVLSVLPGVIERLRAISPLRGET; this comes from the coding sequence ATGGAAGAGAAACGATCGGTCTACATGGACCATGCGGCGACGACCCCGACGCGTCCGGAGGTCGCCCGGGCGATGCTCCCCTATTTCTCGGAGCGGTTCGGGAATCCCTCCTCGCTCTACACCCTCGCCCGGGAGGCGAAAGAGGCGGTGGAGGAGGCACGGAGGAAGGTGGCTGCGGCGATCGGTGCAAGCCCCGAAGAGATCTTCTTCACCTCCGGGGGAACCGAGGCCGACAACTGGGCAATCAAGGGGGTGGCGGCGGCAAACAGGAAGAAGGGCGATCATATCATCACATCCTCGATCGAGCACCACGCCGTCATCCACACCTGCGAGAGCCTCGAGAAGCAGGGCTACCGGGTCACCTACCTCCCCGTGGACGAGTTCGGCCGGGTGGACCCGGCTACGGTCGAGGAGGCGATCACGGATCAGACCATCCTCATATCGATAATGACCGCAAACAACGAGATCGGGACGATCGAACCGGTCGCAGAGATCGCGAAAGTCGCTCACGACCATGATATTCCATTCCACACCGACGCCGTCCAGGCGATCGGGGCGATACCGGTGAGCGTGGACGATATGGGGGCCGATCTGCTTGCACTCTCGGCCCACAAGTTCGGCGGGCCGAAAGGGGTGGGAGCGCTCTACATCAGAAAGAGGACCCGGATCGGGACGTTTATCGACGGCGGGGCGCAGGAGCGGGGAAAACGGGCCGGGACGGAGAACGTTCCCGGGATTGTCGGGCTTGGGCGGGCGATTGAACTGGCCGTCGCCGAGATGCCGGAGAAGTCCCCCAGGCTCGCCGCGATGCGGGATAGGCTGATCCGCAAGATCCTGGAGACCATCCCGGATACCCGCTTAAACGGCCACCCTACCGAGCGGCTCCCGAACAACGTGAACGTCGCCTTCCGCTACGTCGAGGGCGAATCGATCCTCCTTATGCTCGATGCGCTCGGGATCGCCGCCTCGACGGGGAGCGCCTGCACCTCGGCATCGCTTGAGCCCTCGCATGTCCTTACGGCCTGCGGTCTTCCGCACGAGGAGGCGCACGGCTCGCTCCGGCTCACCCTCGGCTCCCGGAATACCGACGACGATATCGATTACGTTCTCTCGGTCCTCCCGGGGGTGATTGAGCGCCTGCGGGCGATCTCACCGCTTCGGGGGGAGACGTGA